Proteins found in one Sphaeramia orbicularis chromosome 8, fSphaOr1.1, whole genome shotgun sequence genomic segment:
- the ccdc43 gene encoding coiled-coil domain-containing protein 43, with the protein MAAPVTNTGEFETWLNDRLDSLEVDREVYGAYILGVLQEEESDEEKADALQGILSAFLDEDTVDDVCKQIIEQWTEYRKQSAAKRDADDVEVQAIASMIEKQAQIVVKQKEVSEESKKRKEALLAQYANVTDEEDECEEAEPASGNAISANEKSLFRNTNVEEVLNRQKQKRDQAREDAQKKKETDKMQREKDKLAKQDRKEKEKKRTQKGERKR; encoded by the exons ATGGCTGCGCCCGTGACAAACACCGGGGAGTTTGAAACCTGGCTAAATGATCGGCTAGACTCTCTAGAAGTGGACCGAGAGGTGTATGGAGCGTACATTTTAGGGGTATTACAAGAAGAGGAAAGTGACGAGGAGAAAGCAGACGCTCTTCAAGGAATTTTATCGGCATTTCTG GATGAAGACACGGTGGACGATGTCTGCAAACAGATCATCGAGCAGTGGACGGAGTATCGCAAACAGTCGGCAGCAAAACGGGACGCAGATGATG TTGAGGTCCAGGCCATCGCGAGTATGATAGAAAAACAGGCTCAGATTGTGGTGAAACAGAAGGAGGTATCCGAGGAGTCGAAGAAAAGGAAAGAAGCTCTCCTGGCTCAGTATGCCAATGTAACAGATGAAGAGGA TGAATGTGAAGAAGCGGAGCCAGCGAGTGGAAATGCCATCTCTGCAAATGAGAAAT CCTTGTTCAGGAACACCAACGTGGAGGAAGTACTGAACAGACAAAAGCAAAAGCGAGATCAGGCCCGTGAAGATGCCCAGAAGAAGAAGGAAACGGACAAGATGCAAAGAGAGAAGGACAAACTAGCCAAACAAGACcggaaagagaaggagaagaagcgcACACAAAAGGGCGAACGCAAAAGATAA